Proteins encoded in a region of the Labeo rohita strain BAU-BD-2019 chromosome 22, IGBB_LRoh.1.0, whole genome shotgun sequence genome:
- the LOC127154130 gene encoding CD276 antigen homolog — MFPYDSATCVRVCDMTARCCCFCICVFAVLLNKACLQVTLEGKVRGSVVLPCFYTVNSLKIEDVTIYWRHNSSHNVYDIIEGKASVEKQGAAYKNRAETFPNEYMKGNFSLKLSNLQYNDAGKYVCYITKAHQNPSTQLLVKDRGNHGAATRAEKTVPFFILLYILQYN; from the exons GTGCTGCTGCTTCTGTATCTGTGTATTTGCAGTATTGTTAAACAAAG CATGTCTGCAGGTCACTCTTGAGGGTAAAGTCAGAGGCTCTGTTGTCTTGCCCTGTTTTTATACTGTCAACAGCCTTAAAATTGAAGATGTAACAATTTATTGGAGACATAATAGCAGCCACAATGTTTATGACATTATTGAGGGTAAAGCATCGGTGGAGAAGCAGGGCGCCGCATACAAGAACAGAGCTGAAACCTTCCCTAATGAGTATATGAAAGGAAACTTCTCGCTGAAACTCAGCAATCTTCAGTATAATGATGCTGGAAAGTATGTCTGCTACATCACAAAGGCACATCAAAATCCAAGCACACAGCTTTTGGTCAAAG ACAGAGGAAACCATGGAGCAGCAACAAGAGCTGAAAAGACTGTGCCATTTTTCATTTTGCTCTATATTCTGCAATATAATTGA